DNA from Thermoflexus sp.:
GGGGATCGCGGGCGTGCTGGCGCTCCTGCCCCATGGGGTTCTGGAGCTGCCCGCGGCGGGGCTGGTGCTGGCGGGGGCCCTGCGTCTGGGGCTGACGCCCCTCACGCCGCCCGGCTCGCGGAGCTTGCGGGATCGGCTGGTGCTGGCCTGGGCGGACTGGCTGAAGCTGCTGCTGATCGCGATCCCCCTTCTTTTTGCTGCCGCCTGGATCGAGGTGCACGTGACCCCGCGTCTTGTGCTCGGGTGGCTCGCCGGCCTGATCCGCTAAGCCTCGCCCGGCCATCGCCTCTCGGGTTCGCCCGGGAAGGCGCTCTCAGGGCGTCCAGAATCGGCCGAACCCCAGGGCCGCGGCGGCCATGGATCCGAAAAACAGCGCGGCGCTGAGCCCGAGCAGGATGAAATCGTGGCGGCGAAAGCGCAGCTCGGTCACCCATGTCCGTCGCCCCACCCCGAAGGCCCGCAGGTCCATCGCGTCGATGATGTCCTCCGCCGCCATCAGC
Protein-coding regions in this window:
- a CDS encoding stage II sporulation protein M produces the protein GIAGVLALLPHGVLELPAAGLVLAGALRLGLTPLTPPGSRSLRDRLVLAWADWLKLLLIAIPLLFAAAWIEVHVTPRLVLGWLAGLIR